The window atgtttttatcattaaTCTTCAAACATGTTCAATaatgtctttagaaatgcaatggaacgcaagctaactcTTACGTGGTGCGCAtgatcagctcatgccactctggcagacctctgactcattcagctcccattcccccctccttcacagtagaagcatcaaacaaggttctaaagaccgTTGACATCTAGTGTAacccttaggaagtgcaatatgaccccatagacactgtatattggataggcagtgagttgaaaaactacaaacctcagatttcccacttcctggttggatttttctcaggttttcgcctgccatgtgagttctaatatactcacagacatcatttaagcagttttagaatcttcagagtgttttctatccaaatctataataatatggatatattagcaactgggcctgagtagcaggcagtttactctgggcacactttttatccaaaagtgaaaatgctgccccctatcccaaaatgATTTTAACTTATGTTACAGCGAGAATGAAAGATGACAGAACTCATTCATAGACAACTGTAAGAATGCATGTTTTATCATGTAACGGGCAATCTGGGATGACCCAAGAACAGTAATCCTACCACTATTAAACTACTAGCTGGGAAGAAACTGCAGAAAGTGACCACTTAATGTAAAAGATAGCTATGGGATGACAGTAAAACCTGATAACCCATTTAGTAGGCTAAGATAAGATAGTATTTAGTAACTCCCCAAAAGGAAAATGCACCAGCCAATACATGCATCACAATAAATACACAACAAAAccacacaaggacacacagacACTAAAAGCAGCAGTCCTGTGAAATgcattcgacaccttgtagagtccatgccctaacGAATTGATGCAAAagaggggggtgcaactcaatattaggaaggtgttcctgctTTTTGTTCATTATCATGTAATCCCAATTATTCTTACcacccctggtgtgtgtgtgactcccaGTTCTGCATAAAACGTAAATTATGTTGACAATATGACCCTCTGATTTTAAATATATTGGTTTAACATGCTGTAGTTTTTAATTCTGCATAGACTAATTAGCATATTATGATGTATTTAATTGACATAAAATAGTATACAACAATGTTTCGCATTTTTACAAACTCTCAGTTTTACATAAAACTTGAAGATGTGTTAATAACATCACATTatgggtttacatttacatttacatttaagtcatttagcagacgctcttatccagagcgacttacaaattgtattCATGCCTCATTTGCATATTAAGTGCATACTTTGCATAATATTGCATATTAATATCATACTATTTTCATTTGAATAATATCTGTGTTCCACATCagccctgaaaatgtcatatctTCAGTGCCTTCGGAATGTTTTCAGacccattttccacattttgataggttacagccttattctaaaattgattaaataatttttttccctcattaatctacacacaataacctataatgacaaagcaaaaacaggttcagaATTTTGGCCTAATTaatataaagtattcagaccctttactcagtactttgttgaagcacattttggcagcgattacagccttgagtcttcttgggtatacaagcttggcacacctgtatttggggagtttctctcattcttctctgcagatcttctcaagctcggtcaggttggattgggagtgttgctgcacagctattttcaggtctctccagagatgttcgatcggctctggctaggccactcaaggacattcagagacttgtccagaagccactcctacattgtcttggATGTGAGCTTTGGGTcatggtcctgttggaaggtaaacctctgtgccagtctgaggtcctgagtgctctggagcaggtttttaccaaggatctctctgtactttgcgccgttcatctttgcctcaatcctgactagtctcccagtccctgctgctgaaaaacatccccacagcatgatgctgccaccaccttgcttcactgtgccaggtttcctctagacgtgatgcttggcattcaggccaatgacttcaatcttggtttcatcagacgagagaatcttgtttctcatgttctgagagtctttatgtgccttttggcaaactccaagtgggctgtcatgtgccttttactgaggagtgccttCCATCTAttcactttaccataaaggcctgaatggtggtgctacagagatggttgtccttctggaaggttctcccatctccacagaggaactctaggtTCTTGGGTTCCTcactgggttcttggtcacctccctgaccaaggctcttctctccGATTGCTAATTttagctgggcggccagctctaggaagagtcttgttggttccaaacttcttcaatttaagaatgatggagtccactgtgttcttggtgaccttcaatgctgcagaaatgttttcgtaccattccccagatctgtgcctcaaaccaatcctgtctcggagctccaaggacaatttcttcaacctcatggcttggtttttgctctgacatgtactgttggtccttatatagacaggtgtatttatttccaaataatttccaatcaattgaatttaccacaggtgaactccaatcaagttgtagaaatttCTCAAgtgtgatcaatggaaacaggatgcaactgagctcaatttcgagtctcatagcaaagtgtctgaatacttaagtaaataaggtatttctgttttaaattttttataaatttgcaaacatttctaaaacctgttttcgctttatcattatgggttgTTGTGTGTAGGTTACTGAgaaatttgtttttgttttaatccatttcagaataaggccataaagtaaaaacaaatgtggaaaaagtcaaagggtctgaatattttccaaaggcactgtatctaaCCTGACTTTCCCCATCTCCTCTTCCAGACTATGCTTGGCCCCTGCCCAGTGCATTGTGTCCTATCTGGATCTACCTGGATGTTCTCTTCTCTACAGCCAGTATAATGCACTTGTGTGCTATATCTCTGGATCGATACGTAGCCATAAGAAATCCTATAGAGCACAGCCGTTTCAACTCCAGAACTAAAGCTATGATGAAGATAGCAGCTGTATGGACTATATCAATAGGTAGGTGTGGGGATATATGGGTGCATGcgtcacacccacccacacacacgcacacacatgcacagagtaCTCCTTTAGAGAATGTTGATGAATAGAGGCAGTTGGAGACTTTGTTATTTCCTCTTTTTCTGCCTACTCATCTAGACCTCCTGGCTGTttatccctccatttctctctccctccctctcgttgtGAAGCTTGGTGGTATACCAGAACTGTGTGAGACTGACACAGACatgattctctctccatctgtctctctctttcgctaTTTAAGGATGGATCGATAAGTAACGTCAATGGGTCTGGTAGACAGCCAGATGACAGGGTTAaaggtcaggttgtgtgtgtgcctcagtatctctgtctctgtgtgtgcttgcgtgtgtgtgtgcatgtgtgttaaaCAGATGACATGGTCCAAGGAAGTCCAATCGCGAATTTCGAAGTATGATGGATGAACGTCTATTTTTTTATGCTataattccgcgtggttacagggttaattccgcgtggttacaggcttaaaacagaaacaactcaaaggtTAACAGTTCAGGCATtaattctgagtggttaaggttaagCCTTGCCCAAGCTATGGTTTGGGCAaggcttaaaacaaaataaataaaaacaacacgCTGCTTCCATCATCCATCAAGTATTCTCATGGCTTGCCAGGGAATTGTGAACTGTGGTTAGCAGCGATTactgcctcaagtcttcttggatatgatgctataagcttggcacacctgtatttggggtagtttctcccattcttctctgcagatcaagctctgtcaggttggatggggagcgtcgctgcacagctattttcaggtctctccagagaagttCAATCAGGTtaaagtccgggttctggctgggttactcaaggactttcagagacttgttccgaagccactcctatgttgtcttggctgtgtgcttagggtcattgtcctgttggaaggtgacccttcgcggcagtctgaggtcctgagtgcacaggagcaggttttcatcaaggatgtcgtcgtactttgctctgttcatatttcccttgatcctgactagtttcccagaccctgctgatgaaaaacatccccacagcataatgctgccaccaccctgcttctccgtagggatggtgccaggtttcttccagacgtgttgctctgcattcaggccaaagagttcaatcttggtttcatcagacctgagaatcttgtttctcatggtctgagagtcctttaggtgccttttggctaatTCCAAGTGGGCTGTAATGCGCCTTatgctgaggagtggctttcttctggccattctaccataatggcctgattgctggagtgctgcagagatggttgtccttctggaaggttcgccCATGTCCACTGAGGAACTCAtgggctctgtcagagtgaccatcaggctcttggtcacctccctgaccaaggcccgattgctcagtttggcagagcggccatctctaggaagagtccaGACTTATTCCATTGAAAAATTAGGTTGTTgtgatcttggggaccttcaatgctacagaaaatttttggtacacttccccagatctgtgcctcgacccaatcctgtctcggagctctacagacaattccttcaacctcatgggtTAGTTTTTGTAACAGAACAAAATGCgggaaaagtcaaggtgtctgagtACTTTCCAAATTCATGCAGTTTCCTGACTGTGTCAAAATCGTTAATGATCACAGAAATGAAAGCTAAAATATAAAATGTTTTGCATATATTGACGGACCTCATTGAAGACTAAATACAGCCCCAAGGGGAAAAataagtttgacacccctggattAGAGGGATGCATGGaatctgtctctcagtctctctctttctcgctctctctctttgcctttttgtctctctctctctatccgttttctatctctctttctctcacttctctctcaaccctctgTATTCTTCTTTCATCCTTCTCTCTACATTTCACTCAAGCTTATTAGGTCTGCACAACAAAAACAGTCTTGATCCCTCTCCtccgtcccactcctctttatttccttctctcatccctatttcctctctctttctattttttCATCCCATACCTTTCCTAGTCATTGACCTCCACAACAAGGACCATTTCTTCATGTCTCTCCTCGCCACATCcttctatttatctctctccttctcgaaGGAGTGTCCATGCCTATAACAGTAATCAGCATCCACAACAAGGACAACatcttcatctgtctctccttttctttctcttatccctatcttctttctctcccctccctccttccctactttgtcatccctctctttctttctctccctatcccggTCATCAGCCTTTATAAGGACAATGTCTTTAActgtctctctctaatctctctcttttcttcactaattactctctcgttctctctctccttctactagGAGTGTCAATGCCTATCCCGGTCATCGGCCTCCGTAACAAGGACAATGTGTTTGTTGACGGAAGCTGTGTCCTCAACGAGGAGCACTTCATGCTGATTGGCTCGTTCGTGGCCTTCTTCATCCCATTGGTCATCATGGTGGTGTCCTACTACCTAACCGTACAGGTCTGTCAGAGAATGCTTTAATTGGCGTTATGACGTTATGTCATTTGATTGGCTAGCCATGTATTTTTCCCACCTCTGATTTAATCTCATTGGTCTGTCAGAGAGGAAATATAACACAGGCCCAACTTTGTCGGCTACAAGCACTAAGATGGCGTTAGCATGTTTTGATTTGCTCCCTTTTTGATAGGAATGGAAATGTGTCTTTGGCTTAAAAGGCATGTGGCTCATACACATAGCAAACACAGACGTAAGACAAAAGAACAGTAGGACAAAATAAGACCGCTGTAATATCACATCCTGTCTGTCTTTTTCCAGGTCCTCCAGCGCCAGGCAACCGTCTTCCTCTACGAGGGGAAGACTCCCTCCCATCAGCCACTACACCCGCCGCCCACGCCCTCATACCCCAGATCCCCGGCCCCAAACTTCCAAGTCCCACCCATAAACATTGAGGCTCCTCCTCCTAGCAGACAAGGGAGTCTGAGCTGCCAGAAAGGTGCTGAGCATGTCCGGCAGACCAGCCTCCTAAACACCTCCCCCTCAGAGGACATCAGCATAATTCCAAGTTCCGAGGTGGCATCCCAGCTGAGCTCGCCGGCGGGGCATGATCCACGGGACGGTATTGGGAGACGGGGGATGATGCAGGCCATCAAGAACGAGAGGCGAGCCTCCAAGGTGAGGACCAAATTTACACAACTATGATCTTCTTTTCTGTTCTCGTCTTCTTCGCTTCTCGTCTCTTCCATTTCATTATTTTCCATTCTGTTCTATTGCATTCCATAACCGTTTATACTCCACACTAATCTTGTTCTATGTTGCatattctactctgttctatgtTCTACGTTGTCAGGATTGTGTTCTCTAATCCAATCTGTTCTAATGTGTTCTATGGTCTCTGTCCTATTCTCTAGGTGCTGGGGATTGTGTTCTTCCTCTTCCTGATCATGTGGTGTCCTTTCTTCATCACCAATGTCACATACGTCCTCTGCCAGGGTTCATGCAATGAGCCACTATTAGCCGAGCTCCTCAACGTCTTCGTATGGGTGGGATATATATCCTCTGGAGTTAACCCTTTAGTATATACCTTGTTTAATAAGACATATAGAAGGGCGTTTTCCAGCTATATACGTTGCCAGTATAACACAGGGCCAAACGCCGGAGTTAGTAATAAGCCGCTTGCAGTTACGATGATGCCGTGTCCGTCACATGCCATCGTGCCCATATTTGGACATAATGGTGGGAATGGGAAGATGGGAAGTGTAGACCGGAATAGTAACTGTCGGAATGGTGGTGGAGGGGACAGGGCAGATGGGAATGGGATGATCAGAGAGATGGAACCTGTCGACCCCAGAGATGGcaggatggggatggagatggaaTGTCCCGGGATAATGTCGGGATTAAAACCTGGAATGTCGGAGCTGAAGCTTTCCGTCGACAGCTTCTGCCACGCCCAGGTGGAGCGCACCAGCAGCgtctgattggttgattggttaatTGAATTATGACAGCGCTGCGTCTCATTGGGTGACGATGGATGGACGGAATGGACATCTATTGGGATGCGTGCAAGAAAGGGGGACGATACTGGGTTTGTCTTATAGAGAGACAGTGGACACATCCACAGAGCACAGGGCCAAGGAAGGACCATAGAGATACTAGAAAGCTCATCTCTTATCTGTAGAATGGGAAGCCCTCAGTGACTGTCCATGTTAAAGGTGGCATTGTGGCACAAGAGCCttctatccaactctatgagaAGGACTCATCTTGACCTGGATGTAATAGAAAAGTACTGCTTCAATCTAGAAACACACAGAAGAAGAAGCCATGAACAAagctgaacagagagagactcaaGACTTAAAATATACCCAAACTCAACTGTATTATGGATTTTAGTAACAGTTCAGCACCATGTTATAACTGGTTAGGACACTACATAAGAATATAACAGGTCTGAATTGAGCTCTTCAGGTGTGTATAAAAAGGCCAAAAATGGTTAATATAGGTAGACTAGTAGACATGTTGAATGGAGAGAGGAATGTAACTGAACACAATAGAGCCCCAGTGATAGTGTCATAGCTCCACCTTGTGGTGTCTGTATGAATgcatgaaataaatcatttccaAGAGGGTCGGTGAATGAAGGGGTTGGAAACACTTTGTACAGTGGATCTCTCTCACACATCATAATGTATCACCTCACTCAGATTCACACAGCATTCTTTGAGAAGATCAGAAACAGTCAAGTTAAGGATGAACAGCAGTGTTCATCCCGAAGGGCTGCAGTGTGCGCATGCTTTTGTCTCACACAGCCAACCTAACTTCACAAGAAGATAATCCCCCTTCTGTCATCTTTACAACCATAGCTATGACCATAACTCAACAATAACTATAGTCTATAACCCTATCATAGAACAAAccaaatgtacagtatgttagtaATCCTTCAGGCCTATACAGTATATCCCACTCTGACCTACAACCCAAATTATTCCTACAACCGATAATCAAACGCTGCAACAACCACAACCAAAACACCAGAGCACCTGAATGAATGTATATATGACAACCTCTGACCCCTCTACACAGGTCAAAGTTCAAAGGTCAAAAACGTATAAATTCATTCACTATGATGTCAAGTTCTCTCTTACATAAGGAAGATTGAACAGAAGGTCTAAGCGATCATCGCTAGTAATTGTGGAGCATTTATCAGACAAAAAATATAACGTCAATTTTGGGTTGAAAAGGTGGGTTGCTACAGGCCCATTGATGTGTTTGACATAAAGTCTGACAAAAACATTAAACTAAAAGAATGAAAAGTACTGCAGAGAGGACGGGCGCCTGATCCGAAATCAGTTTGCGTTCCGATTGAGGAGCGAAGTCAAGAGGTATCCTAAACAATTCATTTGAAGCTGTATGTATATGTTAgccataactgtgtgtgtgtaaaatatagcTGTTTCTGGTCCAGGGCATTAGAGTTTCTTGCTAGCACTGAACTTTCCCTATTCAGCGTTAGCAAGCCATGCTAGTGCTGGGTTTATGACATCTCTTAACTATGAGCATACAACTGGAAAAAATCTCATTTAACCCCCCTCCAACTCGTAATTACTAGTGGGATACTCATCTATCATCCCTGTGCCCAAGACATCTCCCACATGCTGAGCTCTGTTGTCACCTACTAAGAAAATGACCTTGATAACAGCATTTGTAGCAGTTAAATGCAAATAGAAAACATAATGTATTCTATTTATATGGTTTTTGAAAACTGTAATTTATTTACGAGCATGAtagctgtacttttagtttatggttgacgCAGATTGTTTACCATTCACCAATCGGCATTCTCAATGAGTTCAAAGCATGTAAATGCACACAACTTGTTGCTCCCAGTTTACAGTACAAGTTGTATTTTCCAAGTTTCCCACTTGTCATAAACGCAGCATAATGCCCTGGTCCATAGCTAAATATATGATGTGtttttattacattacattacattaaaatcaatcaatcaatcaccgGTTTTCATACCATTTACTTGTGAATGTTTGTCAATGACACTTCTCATGTTTTGACTCTTTCAATCATCCACAAGACAGTGTTGTTTTTTTCTGTGTGATGCtgctatttatttattattaaatcGTCATTCTAATCTGTGCACAAAGTCTCCCTTCTGCttgatggatgggtggatgggtggatggatggatggatgatagatgaaggatggatggagcctACTGTTAAGCTTTCCTTATGTCAGCATCAaggacagcaacagacagatttCAGATAAATCTAAGCTTAAACAACTGTTTGTGGCTTTGAACATTAGTTAAAGGATAATTATAGACCATGTGAATGCCATTATAAAATGTGTAGTGTCATTGAGTGAAGTCTCCCTTTTGAATTATTGTTTGTTTGATTGACGCCAGACTAAACTTGTTAGTGCCTTTGAAAGTtagttacagtgtgtttattGTATGTGGGTCCCACAATATAGGCAGTGCGTGTTCTCATATAGGAGAAAAATGTTCATGCAGTGATTCATTATCGACGTGACAATGGGCTAGGAACAGAGGAGGCCTCTGCACTTCGCTTGAAGAGCCCGAAGAGAGCAGCATTGTTCCAATTCCAATCCTTTACAGTCCAGCCCTATTTTCCAAATATGAAGCATTAGCTCCACTCTGTGGCGATGTAAAGGAATGGCATACTAAAGCAAGGGCAGGCATTTATGGGCGGGACTTAGGGGGCCTGGCCCATCTTCCGTTACCTCCCTGCCCCtccaaataaaatatttaaatattgatTTACTTGACATAGAAGCGCCCCGACAGAAAGTAGTGAGCGAAACACTATTTCTCAGTATGTTTAGACAATGTGTCTGATGCTGTCTGAAAAAATAGAGTATGGATTGTCATACTATTATTCATGTCTAAATAAAATTGTTCAAAATAATTCACCAGAGAGAATGTCTTAGCCACCgaggatcattagcttctttATTTTTTTCCCTTTTCGGGAAGCCCACAATTTGGGGAGTGCATGTGGCAATAGGCCTAGTGATTATTGAGTTGCATTTGTCAGTGAATTTAACAAGATGAGACTAGAAGTATGGAAGGGAGTGTGACTAATAGGGTTCAATATTTTCCCAGTATTTTAGAACCCTCCATCCCCagaataaatcacttttctccCAGGTAACCCTGTAATTCCCGCCAAAATCAGATTGTCATTCTGATGCATATAAAGCATATAAATATGTCTGGATTTTATTAGAGCTTGATCAGCGTGAAAATTCAAGCCTGATGCTACATGAGcctgatgagccctacattaaagacattttatgaTCCCAAACCCCCAAAATCCAAAATGATGGTGCTGTTATCCAACAGGCCTACATAGCttatgatatacagtgccttcagaaattattcagaccccttgaccttttcctcatgttgttacgttacagccttattctaaaatggattacattattttttttatcctcagcaatctaccccaaaatgacacagcgaaaataggtttttagaaatattttcaaatgtatttttaaaaattcaaacagaaatacctttacataagtattcagaccctttgctatgagaatcgaaattgagcttaggtgcatcctgtttccattgatcacccttgagatgtatCTTGtaacttgattggtgtccacctgtggtaagttcaattgattggacatgatttggaaaggcacacacctgtctatatcaaatcaaatgtatttatatagcccttcgtacatcagctgatatctcaaagtgct of the Oncorhynchus gorbuscha isolate QuinsamMale2020 ecotype Even-year linkage group LG25, OgorEven_v1.0, whole genome shotgun sequence genome contains:
- the htr2cl1 gene encoding 5-hydroxytryptamine (serotonin) receptor 2C, G protein-coupled-like 1, which translates into the protein MESPGGVALLSGFGSSARDSLEVGGWMVFPGGNNSTYLGLNQSLPWGVGAGGVDGNLSLGSSQAEAVIRGPTMKEKNWPALLILVIIVLTVCGNILVILAVSLEKKLQNATNFFLRSLAVADILVGILVMPVSLINILYDYAWPLPSALCPIWIYLDVLFSTASIMHLCAISLDRYVAIRNPIEHSRFNSRTKAMMKIAAVWTISIGVSMPIPVIGLRNKDNVFVDGSCVLNEEHFMLIGSFVAFFIPLVIMVVSYYLTVQVLQRQATVFLYEGKTPSHQPLHPPPTPSYPRSPAPNFQVPPINIEAPPPSRQGSLSCQKGAEHVRQTSLLNTSPSEDISIIPSSEVASQLSSPAGHDPRDGIGRRGMMQAIKNERRASKVLGIVFFLFLIMWCPFFITNVTYVLCQGSCNEPLLAELLNVFVWVGYISSGVNPLVYTLFNKTYRRAFSSYIRCQYNTGPNAGVSNKPLAVTMMPCPSHAIVPIFGHNGGNGKMGSVDRNSNCRNGGGGDRADGNGMIREMEPVDPRDGRMGMEMECPGIMSGLKPGMSELKLSVDSFCHAQVERTSSV